The following coding sequences are from one Lycium ferocissimum isolate CSIRO_LF1 chromosome 3, AGI_CSIRO_Lferr_CH_V1, whole genome shotgun sequence window:
- the LOC132049614 gene encoding short-chain dehydrogenase reductase 2a, whose translation MPAQVMPEKTFSRVHSIGKEINSPSFTRRLEGKVAIVTGGARGIGEATVRLFARHGAKVVIADVEDILGNTLANMLSPSSVTYVHCDVTSEEDIKNLIDSTISKYGHLDILFNNAGVLGSQSSQKKSIINFDPDEFDRVMSVNVRGAALGMKHAARVMIPQGHGCIISTSSVAGVMGGLGPHAYTASKHAIVGLTKNVACELGRYGIRVNCISPFGVATSMLVNAWNHCDGDEEGEMNFGLPSEKEVEKIEEFVRGLGDLKGATLRAKDIAEAALYLASDESRYVSGHNLVVDGGVTTSRNCVGL comes from the exons ATGCCTGCTCAAGTGATGCctgaaaaaacattttcaagagTTCATTCAATTGGGAAGGAAATTAATTCTCCAAGCTTTACTAGAAG GTTAGAAGGAAAGGTCGCGATTGTAACAGGTGGAGCTAGAGGGATTGGAGAGGCAACCGTGCGACTCTTCGCAAGACACGGAGCCAAAGTTGTAATAGCAGACGTTGAAGACATTCTTGGCAACACATTAGCAAATATGCTGTCTCCCTCATCAGTCACTTACGTTCATTGTGATGTTACATCGGAAGAAGATATCAAAAACTTAATTGACTCAACAATTTCCAAATACGGACACCTCGACATCTTGTTCAACAATGCTGGAGTCCTAGGGAGTCAATCAAGCCAGAAAAAAAGCATAATTAATTTCGACCCTGATGAATTCGATCGTGTCATGTCTGTTAATGTACGAGGAGCCGCTTTGGGAATGAAACACGCGGCTCGGGTAATGATCCCACAAGGTCATGGGTGCATCATTTCAACGTCTAGTGTGGCCGGGGTCATGGGCGGCCTCGGGCCACACGCATACACGGCTTCCAAGCACGCAATTGTAGGGCTAACAAAGAATGTAGCGTGCGAGTTGGGGCGTTATGGGATTCGGGTTAATTGTATATCGCCATTTGGTGTGGCTACATCAATGTTGGTTAATGCATGGAACCATTGTGATGGGGATGAAGAAGGGGAAATGAATTTTGGATTGCCTAGTGAAAAAGAAGTGGAGAAAATTGAAGAGTTTGTAAGAGGTTTGGGAGATTTAAAAGGGGCAACTTTAAGGGCTAAAGATATTGCTGAGGCTGCTCTATATTTAGCAAGTGATGAATCAAGATATGTAAGTGGTCataatcttgttgtggatgGTGGAGTTACTACCTCAAGAAATTGTGTTGGtttgtaa